One part of the Candidatus Margulisiibacteriota bacterium genome encodes these proteins:
- the ychF gene encoding redox-regulated ATPase YchF, whose product MGFSIGIVGLPNVGKSTLFNAITNAGAEASNYPFCTIDPNVGIVEVPDERLAALAKMHNSARIVPTAIEMVDIAGLVKGAARGEGLGNKFLANIREVDAIAHVVRCFDDPNIVHVSGSVDPRRDIEIINLELIYADLQTAEKRLDAAQKKAKSGKAEDKKEVALFQKIQARLSTGRPVRELEFSDEEKELTRTVQFLSDKPVLYAANIAEGQIKTAETDAYVQIVRDIAVAENAAVVVISTKLEAELAELPLQERRELLREYGLPESGIERLARQSYKLLGLLTYLTSGEKETKAWTIKNGAKAPQAAGVIHTDFEKGFIKAEVINYAQLKDLASLPEAREKGLVRQEGKEYVMQDGDVVLFKFNN is encoded by the coding sequence ATGGGATTTTCTATCGGTATAGTCGGTCTGCCCAATGTCGGCAAGTCCACGCTGTTTAACGCGATAACCAACGCTGGCGCGGAGGCGTCGAATTATCCTTTTTGTACGATCGACCCGAATGTCGGCATTGTCGAGGTGCCGGATGAGCGTCTCGCGGCGCTGGCGAAAATGCACAATAGCGCCAGGATCGTCCCGACGGCTATCGAGATGGTGGACATCGCCGGTCTGGTCAAGGGCGCCGCGCGGGGCGAAGGGCTGGGCAATAAATTTCTGGCCAATATCCGCGAGGTGGACGCTATCGCCCATGTCGTGCGTTGTTTCGACGACCCCAATATCGTGCATGTCAGCGGCTCCGTCGATCCGCGGCGGGACATCGAGATAATCAATCTGGAATTAATTTACGCCGATTTGCAGACCGCGGAAAAACGCCTCGACGCCGCGCAAAAAAAAGCCAAGTCCGGCAAAGCCGAGGACAAAAAAGAAGTGGCTTTGTTTCAAAAAATTCAGGCGCGGTTGTCCACCGGCCGGCCGGTGCGCGAGCTGGAGTTCAGCGACGAGGAAAAAGAGCTAACCAGGACGGTGCAGTTTTTGTCGGACAAGCCGGTATTGTATGCGGCCAATATTGCCGAGGGGCAAATTAAGACTGCGGAAACGGACGCTTATGTGCAGATCGTGCGCGATATTGCCGTCGCGGAGAACGCGGCAGTCGTGGTCATTTCCACCAAATTGGAAGCGGAGCTGGCCGAACTACCCTTGCAAGAACGCCGGGAATTATTGCGGGAATACGGCCTGCCGGAGTCCGGTATTGAGCGGCTGGCGCGGCAGTCTTACAAATTGCTCGGCCTGCTCACCTATCTGACTTCCGGTGAAAAAGAAACCAAAGCCTGGACGATCAAAAACGGCGCCAAAGCCCCGCAAGCCGCGGGCGTTATTCACACCGATTTTGAAAAAGGCTTTATCAAGGCCGAGGTCATTAACTATGCGCAATTAAAAGACCTGGCCTCTTTGCCCGAAGCCCGCGAAAAAGGCCTGGTCCGGCAGGAAGGCAAAGAATACGTCATGCAGGACGGCGATGTGGTGTTGTTTAAGTTCAATAACTAA
- the nadB gene encoding L-aspartate oxidase — translation MSGIKDTRQTDVLIIGAGIAGLSAALEAVKGGRVTLAHKGAPNISSTQLAQGGIAVVMDKTDRPAFHCRDTLYAGAGFCDKKAVRILVKEGIARVREMLEMGVFFDRDDNGLILGQEAAHSQRRILHAGDSTGAEIERGLRQYLQENDRGNLTTYSSAQCLQLLLARGRCLGGIFWQDGKQFAVLARQTILATGGYVQIFKYNTNLSGLSGDGIALAYRAGAKIRDMEFVQFHPTSLYDPRPHESQFLLSEAARGEGAVLRNVLRRRFMPDYHPLAELAPRDVVTRAIVAEMQKTNSDHVLLDFTTAAINISARFPSIYRQCQDLRINVAKDLVPVVPAAHYSMGGVATDIHGRTSIRGLLACGECASTGVHGANRLASNSLLEGLVFGRRAAVTAWRDRVGEKVFAENIDEVKINKSANNRAAIQEIMWRHAGIIRDQAGLTKAREKLQSLPDSSPEENNLLLCAKLCVNGALRRRESRGAHYRTDYPHRQLLGRSALQNIVRSASRADNF, via the coding sequence ATGAGCGGGATAAAAGACACGCGGCAAACCGATGTTTTAATCATCGGCGCCGGTATTGCCGGACTTTCCGCCGCGCTGGAAGCGGTCAAGGGCGGGCGGGTCACGCTGGCGCACAAAGGCGCGCCGAATATCAGCAGCACACAGCTGGCGCAGGGCGGTATCGCCGTAGTTATGGATAAAACCGACCGTCCGGCTTTTCATTGCCGCGACACATTGTACGCCGGAGCCGGATTTTGTGACAAAAAAGCCGTGCGGATTTTGGTCAAGGAAGGCATAGCGCGCGTCAGGGAAATGCTGGAAATGGGCGTGTTTTTTGACCGCGACGACAATGGCCTGATCCTCGGTCAGGAAGCCGCGCACTCCCAACGGCGCATCCTGCACGCCGGAGATTCCACCGGCGCGGAGATCGAGCGCGGCCTGCGCCAATATCTACAGGAAAATGACCGCGGCAATTTGACCACCTACTCCTCGGCGCAGTGTCTGCAATTATTGCTGGCGCGCGGCCGCTGTCTTGGCGGAATTTTTTGGCAGGACGGGAAACAATTTGCCGTGCTGGCGCGTCAAACGATCCTGGCGACCGGCGGCTATGTGCAGATCTTTAAATACAACACCAATCTCTCCGGCTTGAGCGGCGATGGCATCGCGCTGGCTTATCGCGCCGGCGCAAAAATCCGCGACATGGAATTCGTCCAGTTCCATCCGACTTCGCTCTACGACCCGCGTCCGCACGAAAGCCAGTTTTTGCTCTCCGAAGCGGCGCGCGGCGAGGGAGCCGTGCTGCGCAATGTCCTGCGCCGCCGGTTCATGCCAGATTATCACCCGCTTGCTGAGCTGGCGCCGCGCGACGTAGTCACCCGCGCTATCGTCGCGGAAATGCAAAAAACCAACTCTGACCATGTGTTGCTAGATTTTACGACAGCGGCAATAAACATTTCGGCGCGCTTCCCGTCGATCTACCGGCAGTGCCAGGATCTGCGCATCAATGTCGCCAAAGACCTCGTGCCGGTCGTGCCGGCGGCGCATTACTCTATGGGCGGCGTGGCCACGGACATTCATGGCCGCACCAGTATCCGCGGTCTGCTGGCCTGCGGCGAATGCGCGTCGACCGGCGTGCACGGCGCCAACCGTCTGGCCAGCAACTCGCTGCTGGAGGGGCTGGTTTTCGGGCGGCGCGCGGCCGTAACAGCGTGGAGAGACCGCGTCGGCGAAAAAGTTTTCGCCGAAAATATTGACGAGGTCAAAATAAATAAGTCCGCCAATAATCGCGCGGCCATACAAGAAATTATGTGGCGGCACGCCGGTATTATCCGTGACCAGGCCGGGCTGACCAAAGCGCGGGAAAAACTCCAGAGCCTTCCCGACAGCTCGCCGGAAGAAAACAATTTACTGCTTTGCGCCAAACTCTGCGTGAACGGCGCGCTGCGGCGCCGGGAAAGCCGCGGCGCGCATTACCGGACGGACTATCCGCACCGCCAATTGTTAGGTCGCAGCGCTCTGCAAAATATAGTGCGTTCCGCGTCCCGCGCCGACAACTTTTAA
- the aroC gene encoding chorismate synthase, producing the protein MLRLLTSGESHGPGLTAVLDGFPAGVKIAKNFIDAELARRQQGYGRGGRQKIEKDEARILSGVRHGLSLGSPITLFVENKDFQNWTEIMSAELPETKTPPITRLRPGHADYAGVVKYGFDDLRNVLERSSARMTAAQVAAGAVCKQFLENFKINIASKILRIGGLENRALSGVSHGYAVETPIKNKIDEARAKGDSLGGVVELNISGVPVGLGSYAQPDRKLDGRLGGALLSLQAVKGVEIGLGFAAADLRGSQAQDEIFYKRGGVARQTNNAGGIEGGVSNGEDIIVRLAFKPIPTIASPLNTIDWKTKKAAKAFVERADTCAVEAGAVVAESIAAFVLAEAFLEKFGGDSLAEIKKHYTGKG; encoded by the coding sequence ATGTTGCGGCTTTTGACTTCCGGCGAATCCCACGGCCCCGGCCTGACGGCTGTGCTGGACGGTTTTCCGGCGGGCGTGAAGATCGCCAAAAATTTTATCGATGCCGAACTGGCGCGCCGCCAGCAGGGTTACGGCCGCGGCGGACGACAAAAAATCGAAAAAGACGAAGCGCGGATTTTGTCCGGTGTCCGGCACGGTCTGTCGCTCGGCTCGCCGATAACTCTTTTCGTGGAAAACAAAGATTTTCAAAACTGGACGGAGATCATGTCCGCCGAATTGCCGGAAACAAAAACGCCGCCGATAACCAGACTGCGCCCCGGCCATGCGGATTACGCGGGCGTGGTAAAATACGGCTTTGACGATCTGCGCAATGTGCTGGAGCGTTCCTCGGCGCGCATGACCGCGGCACAGGTGGCCGCCGGCGCGGTATGCAAACAATTTCTAGAAAATTTTAAAATAAATATTGCCAGCAAAATTTTGCGCATCGGCGGCCTTGAAAATCGGGCGTTGAGCGGAGTATCCCATGGATACGCTGTCGAAACGCCAATAAAAAACAAAATTGACGAAGCCCGCGCCAAGGGCGACTCCCTCGGCGGCGTGGTGGAATTAAATATTTCCGGCGTGCCAGTGGGGCTGGGTTCTTACGCGCAGCCCGACCGCAAACTGGACGGGCGTTTGGGCGGCGCGCTTTTGAGCCTGCAGGCGGTCAAGGGCGTGGAGATCGGGCTGGGGTTTGCGGCGGCGGATCTGCGCGGCAGTCAGGCGCAGGACGAGATTTTTTACAAGCGCGGCGGGGTCGCGCGCCAGACCAACAATGCCGGCGGCATCGAGGGCGGCGTGAGTAACGGCGAGGATATTATCGTCCGTCTGGCTTTCAAGCCGATACCAACTATCGCCTCGCCGCTCAACACCATTGACTGGAAAACCAAAAAAGCCGCCAAAGCCTTTGTCGAGCGCGCGGACACCTGCGCTGTCGAAGCTGGCGCGGTTGTCGCCGAGAGCATCGCGGCTTTTGTCCTGGCGGAAGCGTTCCTCGAGAAATTTGGCGGGGACAGTCTGGCGGAGATAAAAAAACATTACACGGGCAAAGGTTAA
- a CDS encoding UDP-glucose/GDP-mannose dehydrogenase family protein: MKLCVIGTGYVGLVDGTCFAETGNTVVCADTNQAKIDALLAGKIPIYEPGLEALVKKNVEKKRLSFSLDIQAAVRNADICFISVGTPSGEDGSADLQYVLAAAKAIGENLNGYKVIVDKSTVPVGTADKVKKAIAAETRQEFDVVSNPEFLKEGAAIEDFLKPDRIVIGTDSGRAFRIMETLYAPFVRTGAPIIRMSTRSAEMTKYAANAMLATRISFMNDLANLCELVGADIDMVRQGLGSDPRVGKRFLFPGIGYGGSCFPKDVKAIIRTAQENGYALELLQAVESVNKKQKKALVAKIKNHFGSLSDKKFAVWGLSFKPQTDDMREAPAITVINELLKNGARVSVHDPEALNEARRIFGAQIDYQTDNYAALDQASALLILTEWSEYREPDFARIKAALKTPVIFDGRNIYSPAQMKEQGFQYYSIGRK, from the coding sequence ATGAAACTTTGCGTAATAGGCACTGGCTATGTCGGGCTGGTTGATGGGACTTGTTTTGCCGAAACGGGCAATACTGTGGTCTGCGCGGATACCAATCAGGCCAAAATTGACGCGCTGCTGGCCGGGAAAATCCCGATTTACGAACCCGGGCTGGAGGCGCTGGTCAAAAAAAATGTTGAGAAAAAAAGGCTGTCTTTTTCTCTGGATATTCAGGCCGCGGTGCGGAACGCGGATATTTGTTTTATCTCGGTGGGTACGCCGTCCGGCGAGGACGGCTCGGCTGATCTGCAATACGTGCTGGCCGCGGCCAAAGCCATCGGTGAAAATCTCAACGGCTACAAAGTGATCGTGGATAAATCCACCGTGCCGGTCGGCACCGCGGACAAAGTAAAAAAAGCGATCGCCGCGGAAACCCGGCAAGAATTTGACGTGGTGTCCAATCCAGAGTTTCTCAAAGAGGGCGCGGCGATCGAGGATTTTCTGAAACCGGACCGGATCGTTATCGGCACGGACAGCGGCAGAGCATTCAGGATAATGGAAACGCTGTATGCTCCGTTCGTGCGTACTGGCGCGCCGATCATCCGCATGTCCACGCGCTCCGCCGAGATGACTAAATATGCCGCCAATGCCATGCTGGCCACACGTATTTCTTTTATGAACGATCTCGCTAATCTTTGTGAACTGGTCGGCGCGGATATTGATATGGTGCGGCAGGGACTCGGCTCCGATCCGCGCGTGGGCAAGAGGTTTTTGTTCCCGGGCATCGGCTACGGCGGCTCTTGTTTTCCGAAAGATGTAAAAGCGATCATCCGCACGGCGCAGGAAAACGGCTACGCGCTGGAGCTTTTGCAGGCGGTGGAGAGTGTCAACAAAAAGCAAAAAAAAGCGCTGGTCGCCAAGATAAAGAACCACTTTGGCAGCCTGTCTGATAAGAAATTTGCGGTGTGGGGATTGTCTTTCAAGCCGCAGACCGACGACATGCGCGAAGCGCCGGCGATCACCGTCATTAACGAGCTGCTGAAAAACGGCGCGCGGGTCAGCGTGCATGACCCCGAGGCGCTCAATGAAGCCAGGAGGATTTTTGGCGCGCAGATCGATTATCAGACGGACAATTACGCCGCGCTGGATCAAGCCAGTGCGCTGCTGATTTTGACCGAATGGAGCGAGTACCGCGAACCGGATTTTGCCAGAATAAAAGCCGCGTTGAAAACTCCGGTAATTTTTGATGGGCGGAATATTTACAGCCCCGCACAGATGAAAGAGCAGGGTTTTCAATATTATTCGATTGGGCGGAAATAA